Genomic segment of Penaeus vannamei isolate JL-2024 chromosome 36, ASM4276789v1, whole genome shotgun sequence:
tatatatatatatatatatgtgtgtgtgtgtgtgtgtgtgtgtgtgtgtgtgtgtgtgtgtgtgtgtgtgtgtatgtatatatatatatatatatatatatatatatatatatatacatatatatatatacatatatatatatatatatatatatatatatatatatatatatatatatatatgtttttttcagattttcgAATAAAACAGGATTCTCATTAAAAATCCCCTCGGTCTGAACAACGTGGCATAGTCTCCACCTCCACTTTATTGTTGCCTCAGCATGCACAGGGGATTCAGCGACGCCCCGCACCGCGCGTCGAAGAAGAAGTGGCCGGCGCGAGCGTCGAGACACAAGCAGTTCTCGGCTGCTCCTCCTTTTGGCTCCTGGCCCTCGGCGCTCCCTATGAACCCCCAGAAGGGAGTTCCTGTGAACACAAAAgggttcgtgtgtatatatatatatatatatatatatatatatatatatatatatatatatatatatatacatatatatatacatatatatatatatatatatatatacatatatgtgtatatacatatatatatatatatatatatatatatatatatatatatatatatatatatatatatatatatatatatatatatttatttatttatacacatatttatatttatatatgcgtgtgtgtgtgtacacacacacacacgaaaatatatatatatacaaatgcatacgcGCATGTGTTTTCAACATAGACGCATGTGCAGAGGCCTCACCCATGTCGACGGCCGCACCGCCCGTCCACGTCCAGCTGCCCTCCTCCTCGCCGTCGGATCCCCCGAGCCAGAAGCTGTGGCCAGCAATGGCTGCGGCCAAAGAGAACCATTTCGCATTTCAACAAGCAATACTCGACTTCATTTCAGATGGAAACAAATGCTGAGATGAGGCATGTCAGAGGCACAGGGCCAAAGCAGAAGCGACCCTCACACTCCTGGTGCAGGTACAGGTAGACTGCCCTCAGCTGCTCGATGTCAGTGATGGCTGCCAGCTCCCCTGACAGCCCATGACACGTCTGGCGCGCCTCGGCCCAGCCTTGGTCCGCCCACGTGACGAAGGCCAGGCACAGGCCGGCGAGCTCGACGTAGGGCATGGGACAGGCCAAGGGCGCCGTCGCGTTCCCTGCGAGCGAAGGGTTTTGAGTTACAGCAAatgcatttattttcattcatgacGAAAGGTACAGTAGACATGAGATTTTCCGGCCATGCGCAAGTgaaatattttcattacattaaaTGCAATTCCCGTCGTAAATTGACGCAACGGTGtggatatgaatatacacatacacacacatacacacatacacgtacgctgCATAGGTAAAATAACATGCATTTACTTACTAGAAGCGGATGCCACGCTCTTCTCACATACAGGTGTTCGGATCGCATCACAGCTGACGTCATTCATGTAATTAAAATATGTAGGAAATACTTCCAAGCAGTCTTCGTTCCCTTTGTTATTTGGCTCCGAGTTACCGTAGAACGTTGCCCAGAAGGGAGTGCCCATGGGGAGCGGGTGCCCGGCGGACGT
This window contains:
- the LOC113806545 gene encoding macrophage mannose receptor 1, with translation MWQLMIAISLLGNLSRVRASCTYPYVTVGEKCLFFATMAEVPHSEARQMCHSMDGELAALLTPTQFKDFVDYIKDNGFSGHRFWLDGSDAAAEGLWQTSAGHPLPMGTPFWATFYGNSEPNNKGNEDCLEVFPTYFNYMNDVSCDAIRTPVCEKSVASASRNATAPLACPMPYVELAGLCLAFVTWADQGWAEARQTCHGLSGELAAITDIEQLRAVYLYLHQESIAGHSFWLGGSDGEEEGSWTWTGGAAVDMGTPFWGFIGSAEGQEPKGGAAENCLCLDARAGHFFFDARCGASLNPLCMLRQQ